From Timaviella obliquedivisa GSE-PSE-MK23-08B:
TCACTCTATCATGAGTCTGTGGCGGTTCACCGAACTCACCCATCGAACTGTTCAAATATTCAAATTTCTTAGCGATCGCATGTCTCTCGTCTCGCCAATTCTTCAAATTGAAAATGTCACCCGCCAATTTCCTAAAACCCCTACCCCTGCGGTTACCCAAGTTTCCCTCACCCTCCATCCTGGTGAAATTTTAGGATTATTGGGCCCTTCAGGCTGCGGCAAAACAACCTTGCTGCGACTCATTGCTGGGTTTGAGCCGCTTCAATCAGGTCACATCACCCTAGCCGGACAAATCGTAGCAGGCAATGGACATTGGGTTTCACCCGAACGACGGGACATGGGCATGGTATTTCAGGACTATGCGTTATTTCCTCATTTAAGCGTCGCTAAAAATATAGCATTTGGATTAGCGGGGCAAAAAGTAAAGGCAGACCCTGTGCTTCAAACTCTTGCCCTGGTTGGGCTCAAAGGATTAGAAAATCGCTATCCCCATGAGCTTTCCGGTGGGCAGCAGCAGCGTGTCGCCCTTGCCCGTGCCCTCGCCCGTCGCCCTTCACTCATTCTGCTAGATGAACCGCTGAGTAATTTGGATGTGCAAGTGCGGCTGCATCTACGTCGAGAGATTAGAGAGATTTTGAAAGACACTCACACTACTGCAATT
This genomic window contains:
- a CDS encoding ABC transporter ATP-binding protein, producing MSLVSPILQIENVTRQFPKTPTPAVTQVSLTLHPGEILGLLGPSGCGKTTLLRLIAGFEPLQSGHITLAGQIVAGNGHWVSPERRDMGMVFQDYALFPHLSVAKNIAFGLAGQKVKADPVLQTLALVGLKGLENRYPHELSGGQQQRVALARALARRPSLILLDEPLSNLDVQVRLHLRREIREILKDTHTTAIFVTHDQEEALAICDQVAVMHQGKIEQLDNPEALYRYPASRFVAEFVTQANFLSAQRHSSIWQTEVGSFSIKQDLAEETGALMIRQEDLKLHPSPESQIVVRDRHFLGRDYAYWVQTPSGTILQARLSSGTIAVGDRVNCLVNPDAVRLFPSGQQPS